The region TAGAATGAGGACAGGAGGTACGTGTGACGCCGACGACGATCGCGCAGGACGAGCTTGAGGCATTTCTCCAGGTCACGCGCGACGTCTTCCGACGCGCTCAGGCGACATCTCCTCGGGGACGCGCCCTGCTGGCCACGCCGCTGACGGGCAAATACCCGTACGTGTACACGCGCGACCTCGCCATCACCATCGCGGCGCTCTGCGAGCTTGACTCCCTCGACCTCGCCCGCGAGTACTGCCGGTTCCTGCTGCGCGCCCAGGCGGCCGATGGATCCTGGGTGCAGCGCTACGATCCGGACGGACGGCCAGCCCAGGCGGCCGAGCAGCAGGACGCGACGGCCCTGGCCGTCTGGGCCTTGCTGACCTACGTCAAGGCCGCCAACGACGACACCCTGGTGGAGGTCGCGCGGGAGCCCATCGAGCGGGCGACGGCGTACACCATCAACTGCACGCTCAACTCGTATCTGTACCTGGTCGAGACGACCAGCTCCATCCACGAGTCGGATGTCAGCCAGGGATACGAGATCTGGAACAACTGCGCCCACGCGGCGGCGTTCGCCCTGGCGCACCGAGTCTACGGCGGCGAGCAGTACCGGCGGCTGGCCCTGATGATCCGTCGCGCCATCGGGCTGCTGATGGTGCAGGACAACCGCTTCCTGCGCCGACTCGATCCGCACGGCTACCCCGATCCGCGCCCCGACGTGACGATGATGGCCCCGTTCTACTTCGCGCTCTGGTCGCCCACCGAGCGGGCCGTGCTCAACTCGGCGGAGGTCATCGAGCGGGCGCTCTGGAACGTCGAGATCGGCGGATATATCCGTTACCTGCCGTACTCGCCGGCCGAACGGCTGGCGCTGCCGGGGCCGTACCCCCACTTCACCGCCTGGATGGCCCAGTACCACTACGCCATCGGCAACCAGGACCGCGCCGAGGCGATCATGCGCTGGCTCTTCGACAACTCGGAGCAGTACCGCCTGCCGGAGATCGTGGTGCCGGTCGCGTCGGTCCAGCGATTCAGCAGCGAACTGCGTCGGAACATCGACGAGGCGGCGCGGGCGTCACGGATGAGCCTCGGTCCGACCGAGGAGATTCGCACGCGCCGTCACGCCGAGCTTGACGGACTGGTCGCCGACGCCCGCGGCAACGAGGTGGTGCGGTCGAACCTGCCGTACGTGTGGGCGCACGTCGAGACGCTGCGCGCGCTGCGGCGCGGCGGCTACGTCGGACGGTGGGAAGTGGAGCCGAGCGCGCACCGGTCGCACTGACGAGGAGTCGGGAGTCGGGAGCGAGTGTACGGTCTGGCGGCTGCTGACCACCTGGCGCACCCCCGCAATCTCGGCAAGCTGTCCGATGCCGATGGCGTCGGTCACGTCGACTGCCCCGAGACGGACACCCAGGTCACCATCTACGTGCGGCTCGGCCACACTGACGACGGTGTACCGCTCCTGCGCGCGGCGCGGTTTCGGGCGTTCGGCTGCGGCGGCTGCATCATCGCGGCCAGCATCGCGACGGACATGGCGACCGGTCAGCCGTTCGAGCAGGTTCGCGCCCTGACGGCCAGGGCGATCCTCGCCGCGCTGGACGGCGGTCTACCGGCCGAGCAGCGCTACTGCGCCGATCTGGTGGTCGAGGCCCTGCGGCTCGCACTCGAGAGCGCCGCGCCAGCGGCCACCTGAACCTGGGGCGGTCCTACGTCGGCGATGTCAGGGGCGCGGGGCCAACGCCGCTCAGAGAGGACGCCATCCGCACCGCGAGCGTCAGCGAGTCGGACCTTCGCCACTCCGGTCCACACGCTCAGGGCGATTGCATGTTCGTTGGTGTTCCCGCAACGCCATGGCGCGAGAAAGTCGGGGGTTGAAACCCCCGTCTACAGTCATTCCGTCGCTGCGCGACGGACGCCGGAAGCAGCATCGACAGGTCAAACAGGGGCGTCGCGAAGCGACTGCAGGATGGTAGGCGGGGCTTTCAAGCCCCGACCACCCTGCACGACCCGCTCAACGCGCAATCGCCCTGTCCACGCGCTGACGCTCGTGGTGCGGAAGCGCGACGCCCTGATCGGCCGACCGCCCTACTTCTCGACCGGGTAGCCGTGGCCGCGCCAGGCGCTCATGCCGCCTTCGAGGTTGTAGAGGTTCTCGTAGCCCAGCGAGGCGGCCACCTCGGCGGCCACGCCGCTCCGCTGCCCGACCTCACAGACGAAGATCACATGATCGCTGGTGATCTGCGTCGGCGAGCCGATGATCCGGGCCAGCGGGATCAGCTTCGCGCCCGCGATATGGTCGCGCTCGTACTCCCACGGCTCGCGGACGTCGACCACAGTGACCTGGCCGCTCTCGATCAGCGACCGGGCCTCCTCTGGCTGAATGCGTCGAAACGGCTCGGCGAATGTCTGATCGTCGGCAGACATAGTCCCACCTCTGGCTCAAATTGACGAAGTTGACTGAGTTGACTCAGTAACGTCTGTTTCCTGGTCGAACGATACTGCCGCGCTCCGAACAGCGGCAATAGCCCGTCGAGCGTTGGGATGTCGGGCAAAGCGGTCGAGGCGCGGCGGCCGGGCGAGCGACGACCCGCGCGATGGTCCGTCAGCCTACCGACCGGCGGCCCGCTTGCGATTCTCCGCCTTGAGCTGCCCGCATGCCGCCGCGATGTCGCGGCCCCGGCTGGCCCGAATCGTGGCCAACAACCCAAGCTCGGCCAGCCGGTCGCGGAACGCGCGGGCCAGGGCGGGCGGCGTCGGCTGATACTCGGCGTCGGTGGCGTTGTACGGGATCAGGTTGACATGCGAGAGGCGGCGCGGCAACAGCTTCGCCAACTGCTCCGCGTGCGCGGGGCCGTCGTTGACGCCGCGCAGCAGGATGTACTCGAAGCTGACCCGCCGACCCGTTCGCTCGGCGTAGGCGCGGGCCGCCGCCATCAGGTCGCGCAGTGGGAACCGCTGGTTGACCGGCATCAGCGAGTTCCGAAGCTCGTCGTTCGGGGCGTGCAGCGAGATCGCCAGGGTGATCTCCAGGCCCTCGTCGGCGAGGCGGCGCATCTGCGGCACCAGTCCGCTGGTCGAGACGGTGATCCGCCGCTGGCTCAGGTTCATGCCTTCGGGATCGGACAGCCGGCGGACCGCCGCCACCGTCGCCGCGTAGTTGGCCAGCGGCTCGCCCATCCCCATGAAGACGACGTGCGTCGGGCGAGCGTCCGGCGCTTCCCGACCGAACCCGTACACCTGATCGACGATCTCGCCGGCGGTCAGGTTGCGGGCCAGTCCCATGCGGCCGGTGGCGCAGAAGGTGCAGGCCATCGCACAGCCGGCCTGCGTCGAGACGCACACCGAGAGCCGCTTCGCACCCTCCGGCGAGACGGCCGGAATGGCGACCGTCTCGATCTCCTGGCCCTCGGCCAGCCGGACCAGCCGCTTGCGGGTGCCGTCTTGCGAGACCGCCTGCACCACCAGCTCACCAGACTGCAGGCGATACTGTTCGGCCAGCGATGTCCGCAACCGAGCCGGCAGATCCGTGATCTCGTCCCACGAGCCGACCAGCCGACTGTGCAGCGCCTTGTACAACTGCTTCGCACGGAACGACTTCTCGCCCAGCTCGACGAGGGCTGCCTGAAGCGCGCCCTGATCGAGATCGAGGACGCACGGCAACGCCGACGAGGCCGCGCCAGGGATCTGGACGGCGTCCGGGGGCGTCGGGAGGAGCGGCAACGGCTGAGACATCAGGAGAAGTATGGGCGGGACCGTCAAGGTCACACCACAACGACGGCGCTGCCGCCGTGGTCTCGGGCGCGGAACGGTGGCCGGGAGTGAGGGCTTCGGTATCCTTTGGCGAGGGGGTGTGCAGTGGGATACGTCGAAGAGATGCGGCAGGCCATCGGCAGCCGTCCGATCATCCGCCCGGGCGTCCGCGCGATCATCCGCAACGAGGAGGGCAGCGTCCTGCTGCAGTTGCGGGGCGACTTCCACATCTGGGGTCTGCCAGCCGGCGGCATGGAGATCGGCGAGACGGTCGTCGAGGCAATGCGGCGCGAGGTCTTCGAGGAGACGGGCCTGACGGTGCTGCGCGCGCGGCCGTTCGGCATCTACTCGAACCCGGCCTACACCATCACCTACCCGAACGGCGATCAGGCCCAGCCCTACGCGACGGGCTTTCTGGTGGACGAGTGGACCGGCACGCTGACCGTCGACGGCGACGAAACCCTGGAGCTGCGCTGGTTCCCCCTGGACAGCCTGCCGCCGCCAGAGCAGATCCTTCCCGCCCACCGGCGCGTCTTTGGCGACCTACAGCGCTTCTTGAACAGCGGGGAGTTCACCGTCGA is a window of Chloroflexota bacterium DNA encoding:
- a CDS encoding NUDIX hydrolase codes for the protein MGYVEEMRQAIGSRPIIRPGVRAIIRNEEGSVLLQLRGDFHIWGLPAGGMEIGETVVEAMRREVFEETGLTVLRARPFGIYSNPAYTITYPNGDQAQPYATGFLVDEWTGTLTVDGDETLELRWFPLDSLPPPEQILPAHRRVFGDLQRFLNSGEFTVD
- a CDS encoding iron-sulfur cluster assembly scaffold protein, which codes for MYGLAAADHLAHPRNLGKLSDADGVGHVDCPETDTQVTIYVRLGHTDDGVPLLRAARFRAFGCGGCIIAASIATDMATGQPFEQVRALTARAILAALDGGLPAEQRYCADLVVEALRLALESAAPAAT
- the rlmN gene encoding 23S rRNA (adenine(2503)-C(2))-methyltransferase RlmN, with amino-acid sequence MSQPLPLLPTPPDAVQIPGAASSALPCVLDLDQGALQAALVELGEKSFRAKQLYKALHSRLVGSWDEITDLPARLRTSLAEQYRLQSGELVVQAVSQDGTRKRLVRLAEGQEIETVAIPAVSPEGAKRLSVCVSTQAGCAMACTFCATGRMGLARNLTAGEIVDQVYGFGREAPDARPTHVVFMGMGEPLANYAATVAAVRRLSDPEGMNLSQRRITVSTSGLVPQMRRLADEGLEITLAISLHAPNDELRNSLMPVNQRFPLRDLMAAARAYAERTGRRVSFEYILLRGVNDGPAHAEQLAKLLPRRLSHVNLIPYNATDAEYQPTPPALARAFRDRLAELGLLATIRASRGRDIAAACGQLKAENRKRAAGR
- a CDS encoding rhodanese-like domain-containing protein, which translates into the protein MSADDQTFAEPFRRIQPEEARSLIESGQVTVVDVREPWEYERDHIAGAKLIPLARIIGSPTQITSDHVIFVCEVGQRSGVAAEVAASLGYENLYNLEGGMSAWRGHGYPVEK